A single genomic interval of Asinibacterium sp. OR53 harbors:
- a CDS encoding ATP-binding protein, translating to MGIYSAIKTKEEKLQDFSHQLTQIQNSFFASNNSLQFFILSGFHQTDFYKTGRQKDIDTFESYLEKNLQHLYQARKEARKNNIDLDVELDRLVVLDARLMDSVRLLKSLYLEKGFKDFGLEGKMRLYAHILEDSSLIKEVSILQLRRHEKDYLIRGDTLYAREFVELIDQLTNTYPPGSHTRALLGNYKFYFNKLVEYTNRLGINSSYGTYYHVQQIIGAIETQYTAIRTRSNLEAVRLRGKLKTTLITASAGLLVIAILLSLFLSNALTRDIKELNERMFAFINSRFREDKQEHDDHFLPKIKDIEQLNKAFLHLKSSLKDTLENLEKSYEQEKKSSEYKSIFLANMSHEIRTPLNGITGMTHIIRNTELSAEQMDCLNTIDFSANHLLELINRILDYSKIESGNMELEHIPIDLKGDLSKVLNIFKYKLLEKRLQLFFTYKAANDRYVLGDPLRLQQVLLNLIGNAIKFTNEGSIDVRLIEQPSPDRFHQVIRFEIEDTGIGISQDNARSLFEAFKQADASITRNFGGTGLGLTISDQLVKLMGGKLEVESKPGSGTTFFFTLQLPLGEPIRYPMEENSAQHKEDFSGTRILLAEDNLINQKVFCLMLAKYKITVDIANNGQEACDMYEQFQYDLVFMDIQMPVMDGYQAAQQIRQSGKYQYNHTPIIAITANAFQEDREKAMEAGMNDFLIKPVRPLELEGILAKYHLAVWEG from the coding sequence ATGGGTATTTATTCCGCCATTAAAACCAAAGAAGAAAAGTTACAGGATTTTTCTCATCAACTTACCCAGATACAGAATAGTTTTTTCGCCAGTAATAATTCGCTGCAGTTTTTCATCCTTTCCGGATTTCATCAGACCGATTTCTATAAGACTGGGAGACAAAAAGACATCGACACTTTTGAGTCGTATCTTGAAAAGAATCTTCAGCATTTATACCAGGCCAGGAAAGAAGCCAGGAAGAATAACATAGATCTGGACGTGGAACTCGACCGGCTTGTTGTGCTGGATGCGCGACTGATGGATTCTGTGAGGCTCCTGAAAAGTCTCTACCTGGAAAAAGGCTTTAAAGATTTTGGACTGGAAGGCAAAATGCGCTTGTATGCCCATATACTGGAAGATTCTTCCCTGATCAAAGAAGTCAGCATTCTGCAATTAAGAAGGCACGAAAAAGATTACCTGATTCGTGGCGATACATTATATGCCCGTGAATTTGTGGAACTGATCGATCAGCTCACAAACACATACCCTCCCGGATCACATACGAGGGCACTGTTGGGCAATTACAAGTTCTATTTCAATAAACTGGTGGAATACACCAACCGGCTGGGTATTAATAGCAGTTACGGTACTTACTATCATGTTCAGCAAATCATTGGCGCCATTGAAACACAGTATACGGCTATCAGAACGAGGTCCAACCTCGAAGCCGTACGCCTCAGGGGGAAATTAAAAACCACCCTGATCACTGCATCTGCAGGTTTGCTCGTGATCGCGATATTGTTAAGTCTGTTTTTATCGAACGCGCTTACGCGGGATATCAAGGAATTGAATGAACGCATGTTTGCATTTATCAATTCCAGGTTCCGGGAAGATAAGCAAGAGCATGATGATCATTTTCTGCCCAAGATCAAGGATATTGAACAGTTGAACAAAGCCTTCCTGCATTTGAAAAGCAGCTTGAAAGACACGCTTGAAAACCTGGAGAAGTCTTATGAGCAGGAAAAAAAATCATCCGAATACAAAAGTATCTTCCTGGCCAATATGAGCCATGAAATCCGTACCCCGTTGAATGGCATTACCGGTATGACTCATATCATCAGGAATACCGAGTTGTCTGCCGAGCAGATGGATTGCCTCAATACCATTGATTTTTCTGCCAACCACCTGCTGGAACTCATCAATCGTATACTCGACTACTCCAAGATTGAATCGGGCAACATGGAGCTTGAACACATACCTATTGATTTGAAAGGCGATCTCAGTAAAGTGCTGAATATCTTTAAATACAAACTCCTTGAAAAGAGACTCCAGTTGTTTTTTACATACAAAGCGGCAAATGACCGTTATGTGTTGGGCGATCCGCTGAGGTTACAACAAGTACTGCTTAACCTGATCGGTAACGCGATCAAGTTTACCAATGAAGGGAGTATCGACGTAAGACTCATCGAACAACCTTCCCCCGATCGTTTTCACCAGGTCATCCGTTTCGAAATCGAAGACACCGGCATCGGTATTTCACAGGATAATGCACGCAGTTTGTTTGAAGCGTTTAAACAGGCAGATGCTTCCATCACGCGAAATTTTGGTGGTACGGGACTTGGCCTCACAATTTCAGATCAATTGGTGAAACTGATGGGGGGCAAGCTGGAAGTGGAAAGCAAGCCGGGCAGCGGAACCACTTTCTTCTTTACACTTCAACTGCCGCTGGGAGAACCCATCCGGTATCCAATGGAAGAAAATAGTGCCCAGCATAAGGAAGATTTTTCAGGTACCCGCATCCTGCTGGCTGAAGACAACCTCATCAATCAAAAAGTATTCTGCCTGATGCTGGCCAAATACAAGATCACCGTTGATATTGCCAACAACGGGCAGGAAGCCTGTGACATGTACGAGCAGTTCCAGTACGACCTGGTCTTTATGGACATCCAAATGCCGGTCATGGACGGATACCAGGCGGCCCAACAGATCAGGCAATCAGGAAAATATCAGTATAACCATACGCCCATTATTGCAATCACAGCCAATGCTTTCCAGGAAGACCGGGAAAAAGCAATGGAAGCGGGGATGAACGATTTCCTGATCAAACCGGTGCGGCCGCTCGAACTGGAAGGTATTTTAGCAAAATACCATTTGGCCGTATGGGAGGGCTGA
- the lpdA gene encoding dihydrolipoyl dehydrogenase translates to MAYDVIVIGSGPGGYPAAIRASQLGFKVAIIEKESLGGICLNWGCIPTKALLKSAQVYEYVKHSTNYGINATGTADFGAVIKRSRGVADKMSKGVQFLMKKNKIDVIMGYGKIKAKGQVEVTAADGSKQVVEAKYIVIATGGRSRELPNLKQDGQKVIGYREAMVLPNQPKSMIVVGSGAIGVEFAYVYNSMGTKVTIVEFMPRVVPVEDEEISKELEKQYKKQGIEIMTNASVESVDTSGAGVKALVKKQDGSTVTLEADVVLSAVGVVANIENIGLEENAIKTEKGKIIVDQYQQTSVPGIYAIGDCSPGQALAHVASKEGINAAEHMAYLEKKHHHLPDPLDYNNIPGCTYCTPEIASVGYTEKAAKEAGYDIKVGKFPFMASGKASAAGATEGFVKVIYDAKYGEFLGCHMIGTNVTEMIAEAVVARKLETTAHEILNAVHPHPTMSEGLKEATAAAYGEAIDI, encoded by the coding sequence ATGGCATACGACGTCATTGTCATTGGTAGCGGTCCGGGTGGTTACCCTGCGGCCATCCGTGCATCTCAGTTAGGATTTAAAGTAGCGATCATTGAAAAGGAAAGCCTGGGCGGCATCTGCCTGAACTGGGGATGTATTCCCACCAAGGCCCTGCTGAAAAGTGCACAGGTGTACGAGTACGTGAAACACAGTACCAATTATGGTATCAATGCCACCGGAACCGCCGATTTTGGCGCTGTGATCAAACGCAGCCGCGGTGTGGCCGATAAAATGAGCAAAGGCGTTCAGTTCCTGATGAAGAAGAACAAGATCGACGTGATCATGGGCTATGGCAAGATCAAAGCCAAAGGACAGGTGGAAGTTACCGCCGCTGATGGCAGCAAGCAGGTAGTAGAAGCCAAATACATTGTTATTGCAACAGGCGGCCGCAGTCGCGAACTGCCCAACCTCAAACAGGATGGCCAGAAAGTGATCGGCTACCGCGAAGCCATGGTATTACCCAATCAGCCCAAGAGTATGATCGTGGTAGGCAGTGGCGCCATCGGTGTTGAGTTCGCTTATGTTTACAATAGCATGGGCACCAAAGTAACCATTGTGGAATTCATGCCGCGCGTGGTTCCGGTGGAAGACGAAGAGATTTCAAAAGAACTGGAAAAACAATACAAGAAGCAAGGTATCGAGATCATGACCAACGCTTCCGTGGAATCAGTAGACACCAGCGGTGCCGGTGTGAAAGCCCTGGTTAAAAAACAGGACGGCAGCACGGTTACATTGGAAGCAGATGTGGTATTGAGCGCGGTAGGTGTAGTGGCCAATATTGAGAACATCGGACTGGAAGAGAATGCCATCAAAACAGAAAAAGGCAAGATCATCGTGGATCAATACCAGCAAACTTCTGTTCCTGGTATCTATGCAATTGGCGACTGCTCACCCGGACAAGCGCTCGCGCACGTAGCTTCTAAAGAAGGCATCAATGCAGCCGAGCACATGGCTTACCTGGAGAAAAAACACCACCACCTGCCCGATCCGCTCGATTACAACAATATCCCCGGTTGTACTTATTGTACGCCCGAGATCGCCAGCGTCGGTTACACAGAGAAAGCCGCCAAAGAAGCTGGTTATGACATCAAAGTGGGCAAATTCCCCTTCATGGCCAGTGGTAAAGCCAGCGCAGCCGGTGCTACCGAAGGCTTTGTAAAAGTAATTTACGATGCCAAATACGGTGAGTTCCTGGGTTGCCACATGATCGGTACCAACGTAACCGAAATGATCGCTGAAGCAGTGGTGGCCCGTAAATTGGAAACCACAGCCCACGAGATACTCAATGCGGTGCATCCGCATCCTACCATGAGCGAAGGCCTGAAAGAAGCTACAGCCGCCGCTTACGGAGAAGCGATCGATATTTAA
- a CDS encoding S-adenosyl-l-methionine hydroxide adenosyltransferase family protein, translated as MPILTLSTDIGQRDFLVGAIKGQFLSLDPALQVCDITHQLSQTNFPQAAYICGNAFRYFPAGTHHFILVNVFESPVTHLLIAKFNGQFITCPDNGLLTMITAEKPREIVRIPAGGQRTLLELTQLAAAAITRIIQRGGLAGEVAAGEIVEKYPLRPTYGPDWIEGQILFIDNFENVVINITQKEFNDHSKGRRFKIVFKRNEVIDAISDNYAAVPETEKLAWFNSAGYLEIALRNGNMAGLFGLQGFNEQMQQSGGSQSHNKWFYQTVRVFFE; from the coding sequence ATGCCCATCTTAACGTTGTCAACCGATATAGGCCAGCGCGACTTTCTCGTAGGCGCCATCAAGGGCCAGTTTCTGTCACTGGATCCTGCACTGCAGGTATGCGATATCACGCACCAGCTTTCACAAACCAACTTTCCGCAGGCCGCCTATATCTGCGGCAATGCCTTTCGGTATTTTCCGGCAGGTACACATCATTTCATCCTGGTGAATGTATTCGAGTCGCCGGTCACGCATCTGCTGATAGCGAAATTCAATGGTCAATTCATTACTTGTCCGGATAATGGCCTGCTTACCATGATCACCGCGGAAAAACCCCGTGAGATTGTTCGTATACCTGCCGGCGGCCAACGTACATTACTGGAACTGACCCAACTGGCCGCCGCGGCCATCACACGCATCATCCAGCGGGGTGGCCTGGCAGGAGAGGTGGCTGCCGGGGAGATCGTTGAGAAATACCCATTGCGGCCTACTTATGGTCCGGATTGGATTGAAGGACAGATACTGTTCATCGACAATTTCGAGAATGTGGTCATCAACATCACCCAAAAAGAATTCAACGACCACAGCAAGGGCCGGCGCTTCAAAATTGTTTTCAAACGCAATGAAGTCATCGATGCCATCAGCGATAACTATGCTGCCGTTCCCGAAACGGAAAAGCTGGCCTGGTTCAATTCGGCCGGTTACCTCGAAATAGCGCTTCGCAATGGCAATATGGCCGGCCTGTTCGGTCTCCAGGGCTTTAACGAACAAATGCAGCAATCAGGAGGAAGCCAGAGCCACAATAAGTGGTTTTACCAGACGGTACGGGTGTTTTTTGAGTGA
- a CDS encoding SDR family oxidoreductase: MSDFINKVVVITGGSEGIGKALVDAFLCQGAKVATCGRNYDKLYHLQASYPGKPLMIHTADVSKEQESRSFIDAVVKNFGTIDILINNAGVSMRALVQDVELETIRKVMDVNFWGTVSCTKFALPHILKNKGSIVGVSSIAGFRGLPGRSGYSASKYAVNGFLEALRTELLHSGVNVMWVCPGFTASNIRNAALNKEGQAQGESPMDEKKMMTAEECARHIVKAIGKRKRTLVLTFQGKETVFLNRFLPSLADKLVNRFFFKNGRLVK, from the coding sequence ATGTCGGACTTCATAAACAAGGTTGTCGTTATTACGGGCGGTTCTGAAGGAATTGGAAAGGCATTGGTAGATGCTTTTTTATGCCAGGGGGCCAAAGTGGCTACCTGTGGCCGCAATTACGATAAACTCTATCATTTGCAGGCTTCTTATCCCGGTAAACCCCTCATGATCCATACGGCCGATGTGAGCAAAGAGCAGGAAAGCAGGAGCTTTATCGATGCCGTGGTTAAAAACTTCGGCACCATCGACATACTGATCAATAATGCAGGTGTTTCTATGCGCGCCCTGGTACAGGATGTGGAACTGGAAACCATCCGCAAAGTGATGGACGTGAATTTCTGGGGCACGGTTTCCTGCACCAAATTTGCACTGCCACATATACTCAAAAACAAAGGCAGTATCGTAGGCGTGTCATCTATTGCTGGTTTCCGCGGACTTCCCGGCCGCAGCGGTTATTCTGCTTCCAAATATGCTGTCAACGGTTTCCTGGAAGCCCTCCGCACTGAATTACTGCACAGTGGCGTGAATGTAATGTGGGTTTGTCCGGGCTTCACTGCTTCTAATATCCGTAATGCGGCCCTTAATAAAGAAGGTCAAGCGCAGGGAGAATCACCGATGGATGAAAAGAAAATGATGACCGCCGAAGAATGCGCCAGGCATATCGTGAAAGCGATCGGTAAAAGAAAGAGAACCCTGGTACTCACTTTCCAGGGAAAAGAAACGGTATTCCTCAACAGGTTCCTGCCTTCTTTGGCCGATAAACTGGTTAATCGTTTTTTCTTTAAAAATGGAAGATTGGTGAAATAA
- the hsdR gene encoding EcoAI/FtnUII family type I restriction enzme subunit R, protein MDKKELSERDIENLYITPAIIQAGWDLHTQIRQNVTLTPGPVVVRGEMSARNKKKKKFADYVLSWKPGTRVAVIESKDNNYSVSSGMQQALGYATILGVPSAFSSNGDAFASHNKVPKDGEDIETEFPLENFPSPKELWERYKKLHNIKEAEEELVLQPYFSDGSNKEPRYYQVEAINRTVEAVAKGQKRILLVMATGTGKTYTTFQIIWRLWKAKAVKRILFLVDRNILADQTLVNDFKPFGSVMTKIKNRKIDPSYEIHLGLYQAMTGPDEIDKIYKSVSPDFFDLIVIDECHRGSANDDASWKEILDYFKNAIQIGLTATPKETEYASNITYFGKPVYTYSLKQGIQDGFLAPYKVVKIDIDKDIDGWTPPKGMTDDLGEEIEHRTYNQADMDRILVLNQRTKLVAKRVMQLLNATNPFSKTIIFCEDIDHAERMRKAIVNAASRIATENPKYVMRITGDSVEGKAELDNFIDPESKFPVIATTSDLMTTGVDAKTCKLIVLDKTINSMTTFKQIIGRGTRIDEDNNKYFFTIMDFKKATEHFSDPEFDGKPVVIYNPSPDDDPVPPDPEGEDDGTDNGEDEDTGDEGRKKIVVSGVPAKIKNERIEYLGEDGKLITESYRDFSKKQVHQEFASLDDFLVKWNDASKKQIIIDLLEEHGVVLENLAEIVGKDFSDFDLICHVAFGQLPLTRNERANNVKKRNYFTKYGEQARAVLTGLLDLYADKGVSSIENAKVLNLKPFSDIGTPLEIIKEVFGGKENYEKAIKELEYELFKQEKVA, encoded by the coding sequence ATGGACAAAAAAGAATTAAGCGAAAGGGATATTGAGAATTTATATATAACACCTGCTATTATTCAAGCGGGTTGGGATTTGCATACACAAATAAGGCAAAATGTAACGCTTACTCCGGGTCCTGTTGTTGTACGTGGCGAAATGTCGGCAAGGAACAAGAAAAAGAAAAAATTTGCCGATTATGTGCTTTCATGGAAACCCGGGACAAGAGTTGCAGTAATAGAATCCAAAGACAACAATTATTCAGTTAGTTCCGGAATGCAACAAGCATTGGGTTATGCAACCATTCTTGGAGTGCCAAGCGCATTCAGTTCAAACGGTGATGCGTTTGCATCACACAACAAAGTTCCCAAAGACGGAGAAGACATTGAAACTGAATTTCCACTTGAAAATTTTCCAAGCCCAAAAGAATTATGGGAACGATACAAGAAACTACACAACATAAAAGAAGCAGAAGAAGAATTGGTTTTGCAACCCTACTTCTCAGACGGTTCAAATAAAGAACCGAGATATTACCAAGTTGAAGCAATCAACAGAACAGTTGAAGCAGTTGCAAAAGGACAGAAAAGAATTTTGCTTGTAATGGCAACAGGCACGGGAAAAACCTACACAACATTCCAAATCATTTGGCGATTGTGGAAAGCCAAAGCAGTAAAGAGAATTTTATTTCTTGTTGACAGAAACATTTTAGCAGACCAAACTTTAGTAAACGATTTCAAACCGTTTGGTTCTGTGATGACAAAAATCAAGAATCGGAAAATTGACCCATCGTATGAAATTCACTTAGGACTTTATCAGGCAATGACTGGACCTGATGAAATAGATAAAATCTACAAGAGTGTTTCTCCTGATTTTTTTGACTTGATTGTTATTGATGAGTGCCACAGAGGAAGTGCAAACGATGATGCATCTTGGAAAGAAATTCTTGACTACTTCAAGAATGCAATACAAATTGGCTTGACTGCAACACCAAAGGAAACAGAGTATGCTTCAAACATTACTTACTTCGGGAAACCTGTTTACACCTACAGTTTGAAGCAAGGTATTCAAGACGGCTTTCTTGCTCCTTACAAAGTTGTGAAGATTGATATTGATAAGGATATTGACGGATGGACTCCACCAAAAGGAATGACAGATGATTTAGGTGAGGAAATTGAACATCGCACTTACAATCAAGCTGACATGGACAGAATTTTGGTTCTCAATCAGCGAACAAAGTTGGTTGCAAAAAGAGTTATGCAATTATTGAATGCAACGAACCCATTTTCAAAAACAATTATTTTCTGTGAGGACATTGACCATGCAGAACGAATGCGAAAAGCAATTGTAAATGCAGCGAGTAGAATTGCAACTGAAAATCCAAAGTATGTAATGCGGATTACAGGCGACAGTGTTGAAGGAAAAGCAGAACTTGACAACTTCATTGACCCCGAAAGTAAATTCCCTGTGATCGCAACTACATCAGATTTAATGACCACTGGTGTTGATGCAAAAACTTGTAAGTTAATTGTGCTTGACAAGACGATTAACTCAATGACCACCTTCAAACAAATTATCGGGAGAGGAACTCGTATTGATGAGGACAACAACAAGTACTTTTTTACAATCATGGATTTCAAAAAGGCAACCGAACATTTCAGCGATCCTGAGTTTGACGGTAAGCCGGTTGTTATTTACAATCCATCTCCCGATGATGACCCTGTTCCGCCTGACCCGGAAGGTGAAGACGATGGAACTGATAATGGAGAAGACGAAGACACAGGTGATGAAGGCAGAAAAAAAATTGTTGTGAGTGGTGTTCCTGCAAAAATTAAAAATGAACGAATTGAATATCTCGGCGAAGATGGAAAACTGATTACAGAATCATATAGAGATTTTTCCAAAAAGCAAGTTCATCAGGAGTTTGCTTCACTTGATGATTTCCTGGTAAAATGGAATGATGCGAGTAAAAAACAAATCATCATTGACTTGCTGGAAGAACACGGAGTTGTGTTAGAAAATCTTGCTGAAATAGTTGGCAAGGATTTCAGCGACTTTGATTTGATATGTCATGTTGCATTCGGACAACTACCACTCACTCGAAATGAAAGAGCCAACAATGTGAAGAAGCGAAACTACTTTACAAAATATGGCGAACAGGCAAGAGCAGTGCTTACAGGATTGTTGGATTTGTATGCCGATAAAGGCGTTTCAAGTATTGAGAATGCAAAAGTTCTTAACCTGAAACCATTCAGTGACATTGGAACTCCTTTGGAAATTATCAAAGAAGTATTCGGCGGGAAAGAAAACTACGAGAAAGCAATCAAAGAATTGGAATATGAACTTTTTAAACAAGAGAAAGTAGCATGA